A part of Miscanthus floridulus cultivar M001 chromosome 6, ASM1932011v1, whole genome shotgun sequence genomic DNA contains:
- the LOC136457289 gene encoding LOW QUALITY PROTEIN: LEAF RUST 10 DISEASE-RESISTANCEUS RECEPTOR-LIKE PROTEIN KINASE-like 2.5 (The sequence of the model RefSeq protein was modified relative to this genomic sequence to represent the inferred CDS: inserted 1 base in 1 codon; substituted 1 base at 1 genomic stop codon): protein MSFSRPRQGGFGDVYRGNLSDGRQVAVKMLKDSKGDGEEFMNEVSSISRTSHVNVVMLLGFCLEGSKRALIYEYMPNGSLERYAFNSNMNNQNSLRWEKLFDIAIGIARGLEYLHRGCNTRIVHFDIKPHNILLDQDFCPKISNFGLTKLCPNKESAISIVGARGTIGYIAPEVFSKKFGTVSSKSDVYNYGMMVLEMVGARDRNINADSETSSQYFPQWIYEHXGXLASEINGETTELVRKMIVVGLWCIQVIPTDRPTMTKVIEMLEGSTSNLELPPKVILNS, encoded by the exons ATGTCTTTttctaggcccc GACAAGGTGGTTTTGGTGATGTATACAGAGGCAACCTCTCGGACGGCCGTCAGGTAGCAGTCAAGATGCTAAAGGACTCCAAGGGTGATGGGGAGGAATTCATGAATGAGGTGTCCAGCATTAGCAGAACTTCGCATGTCAATGTTGTTATGCTCTTAGGATTTTGCTTGGAAGGATCCAAAAGGGCGCTCATTTATGAGTACATGCCTAATGGTTCacttgaaaggtatgccttcaATAGCAACATGAACAACCAAAATTCTCTACGTTGGGAGAAATTATTTGACATAGCAATTGGCATCGCTAGAGGACTTGAATATCTCCACCGCGGATGCAATACTCGCATCGTACATTTTGATATCAAACCCCACAACATTTTATTGGATCAAGATTTTTGTcccaagatctccaactttggaTTAACCAAACTATGCCCAAATAAAGAGAGTGCCATTTCCATTGTCGGTGCAAGAGGAACAATCGGCTACATTGCACCTGAGGTCTTCTCAAAGAAATTTGGAACAGTCAGTAGCAAATCTGATGTCTATAATTATGGAATGATGGTCCTTGAGATGGTTGGGGCAAGGGACAGAAATATCAATGCAGATAGTGAAACTAGCAGCCAATATTTCCCTCAGTGGATTTATGAAC TTGGATGACTAGCTTCTGAGATTAATGGTGAGACCACAGAGCTCGTGAGAAAGATGATAGTGGTAGGTTTGTGGTGTATACAAGTTATACCAACTGATCGTCCAACAATGACTAAAGTCATCGAGATGCTAGAAGGAAGCACAAGTAATCTTGAACTGCCACCAAAAGTGATCCTGAATTCCTGA